The sequence below is a genomic window from Vigna radiata var. radiata cultivar VC1973A unplaced genomic scaffold, Vradiata_ver6 scaffold_7, whole genome shotgun sequence.
taataagaaaaatactaTGAGACACTATTAAAAGGTGGTGAGATTATTTATACTTCATCTCACATGGTTAATCAACATGGTATTATTtgatcttaattatatattgcctaattatgtttaaagaaataaattattcataaaatttaatcaaaatgatGGCTTTACGACACGCAAAGATCCAAACATTAAAACTGCCCTCATGCATGTTATAATGATACAGATTATACGAATGTTGAAAATGTATATTAAACTTTGTGATGATTATTTTCACCATCATTATGCAGTCAtgcttttgataaaagaaattaatttaagcaCATAAAAACTCCAAGTGGAAATGACAATATATTATAACCAAAATTTGAGTAGTCTTTACAAGtgataaagatgaaagaaaatgatatgGTTATTACCTGCACTGTTGTTTGTGAAAGAATTTATCAGAGAGAAGTTTTGTTAGGAGATTTTTCAGCCTTCTTGAAGCTGGACCAGGGTTAAGCACACCATAATTCTCAGTTCTAAAAGCTGAGCATGCTCTGTGTTTTCCACCCTGAGAGCACCACCCTCCAAAGGAAAATTGTCCATGGTATCTCTTCAGAACATCCCTATCAATTTTATCAAGAACTGGATCATTTCTCTTGAATTTTCTGGCAAATGGACGGCTACTGAGAACCATTTTTCTGTAGTCCTTGAGTCCCAGAGACCTAGGATGTTGTTTTGGAGGGTTGTCCCAAGTAATGTAGTGAAGATCATGGTTGACAGTGGTGTTCTTGTAGTCTTCAGAGTTGCATATAACCGTTTGGAAATATCCTTCTGGGGATGACACAAAGTTGGTGTAGTAGAGGAGCAGGGTCCTTGGCAAATTTTCCCACCCCACTATGCAATATTCTGCAAAAGATCTTGATAGTATTGTCCAAGCTGAACCTGATCAATTTTGGGCACATTCAGAATGTTAGCTCATGAAAAATGTTACTGTAAAGATTGTGTTGGTAATTCAAACGTGAGTCttagaaatgagaaagttgaGTCTGATATACGAAATGAGAATAAGAATGGTGTCAACAGGCCTTAATGTTGTATCTCCCCAATGGATTATCCCTCAGATTCTGTCATGCATGTTTAGAGGTCTAATTAATACAATCTAATTATCTAAATGCATTTTGGGTTCACTCGAATCATTCAAAATCACATTAAACACACCAgttaatgtgattttttatatacatgttGGCATGTTTTGTTCTATGTTGAGAAATTGATCCTGGGTCTAaaacatgtgtgtgtgtgaaattGAGACTGACAGCCTTGAAAAGATAAACAAAGCACAAAAAAGTGGAAAAGATGTTATTAATGAAGACACACTTCCACCGTCTAAGTACTTACTATCCTCCACCAGCAAGGAATCACATGCATTGCTAGAATCGACAACTTATGACACTTGTATTTTCCACAAAATACAATCTAGTTTCAAAATTTCACGTAATCTCTCTGCATAAAACGACAAAGTCTACATGGTATAATCCTTGCATTTCTGTCACATAATACCCTTCTAAACTATGTTTTATAATACCATGGTGATTTGTAATTAGTGGAAACTGACACTTTTGTTTTCCAAGACCCTTTATTCAATTTGATAATTTAGAAATTGTTCTGTCATACATGAACTTGGTTTcctttttgtgttgtttttttttcatgttcacCAAAATTCAGAGGCATGTGAGAATTAATCAGAATGGTCTGATGGCTAACAAAGAGGTTGTGGAGTTTCACTCATCTGACATTGGTAGGTAAAGTTCTTGAAGCCACATTAACATCAATGCCAATCCACCACCAACCATTCAATTACCTTCCGTGACTTATGGGctataatttgaaaaagacaTTTTTCTAGCACCACAACGTTGATAATTGTTTAGTCTTAAATCTCTAGATCCAACCATAAAATATAGTTCCGGAAGTTTGGTTTGGGTTACTACATAAACTTGACCTTTTACCATATGAAAAAGGCACTTTCTCTATAAATGTTCTAATCCAAGAATTCTATTAGCTATTAGCTGAGTAGTACATATATTAAACACTTAAACTAATCTACACCAATCAGTAATTACACTAGGGGGAATATAAAACTGAGATAAGATCTCATATAAAGTTGAAATTTTGGCAGTGACCGACAACAATAAATTATGACATTGATGTGTGCACCATATTTTATGGGACAACGCATGGTCACTGTACACATACTTCAGAGTATCACATGCTCCACATACCAAGAGAAAATGTCTAATAATACATACACATGCGTGTGATGAAGGGAATTACAGAGGATAAACTTTAACTTGTGTACACACAACTAACAATAGCAGCACTAGAACAAAGAGATTAGGGAGAAAAGAATACCTGTATAGAGCTTAAAAGATGTTGGTAGACTCCTCTGCTTAATAACCCACCAAATTTCTGATTTATTCAGGCTATAAAGCCCCGGATCTATTATTATTGGCTTCCCTCTCTTATTCCTAAAATGGGGTATTTAGAACATTAAGATCATAACTTTGAACAAATTATAAGGCCTAaagtagaaaaatcaaataaaggAGCAATGCCACTCACAGTTTCCAACCCAGTTGACTGCTATGCTGTATGAAATTGATATCCCTTCTTGGCAACTCAGAAAACACTTGGATCAGATCTGAAAGATTAAAATGGTTCACACACACCAATCAACACTAGTAAGATAGTTGCAAATAGTTAAAGAAAGTGAGTGGAGAAAATAAACAGACAAAACATAAACGTTGTTTCTCATATGTTTCTGGTGTTCTTTGAGACACTCATGTAGTTCAATTGGATAATCCTAATGGAATAGCATAAGGCCACTCACCATACCATCTTGTGTAACTAAAGGGTAATCAGATGCACTAAGATTAATAAACCAGTCCCATTGGCAGGTCCTAAGAAGAATTGCCATGGCATGGAGAGTGGTAGCAAGCATGGTTGGTCCTCTGTAGGTGACCAAATTAGGCTTTCCCACAACCCAAACATTCCCCACTTGACCAAACACAGGATCACTAGCCACATATTCTGCCACTTCCCTGTGTTCAGCCTCTGGAGCACCATAATCCACATGAATCAGATAGTAGTTCCCTGGATGATACAACACCCTCATCAACCTTTTGAGCTTCCCAACATCTCCTTTTGATGCAGAGATCAAGTAAGCAAAAGTAACCGGATAGGCCTGGCTGTTCTTTGGGACACTCATGTAGTTCAAAGCAGGCCTGAGGCTGGAGAGTCGTATGGTCAATCTTGTGggaatgaagatgagaaagaacaAGATTGAGGATACCATGAAGGAAGCCATGAAGATTTTGAGCCCCATTTGGGAGAAAAGTGCAAAGAgaacataaaaattgaaaattgcgTGAGAAAGATAAGGTGGGAGGAGAAGCTAAGTACATAAGAGGGAAAGAGGTTGTTCAGTGGTTAATGTTGTTGGAGCTGTGTTGGATGGTGAAGACATCATAATATGGGTGGAATTTGTGAAACTTGGAATAGTGTGGTATACATCACATATTCTGGTTCCTTTCTTCCAACTCAAGGCCACCGTTTGTCAGTGAATTGTCGGTTGAGATTACAAAAAGTGGATTCCAGTGAGAGATCACTTTACACTTTACACTTTACACTTAGTAGAATAAAAGAACATAACCCAAACATTTTGTATGCCATATTTTACCATGTAACACTGTTAATGTAAAAGATAAACATATCCTTTTCGATGAACTACACGTGTTAATGTGTTAGTGGGAGACAAGTCTACATGTCGAATAGGTCAGATTTATAATGCCATTATTGCCTAATCTACACGGCTAAGCTTTGTCATGCGTTAGCAAAAACGGAAAATACATTTGAGTGAAATCCTTTGCTTAACCACATTGTTTAATGTATTGTCGAAATTGATCATATGTACTTTTTCCGTGTTTAAACTGCTACGGATTCCACAAGGCAAATATGTTGCGATTGGTTAGCGAAAGAGGAAGCAAGATCTACGACTTCTCCGttatttcttctaaatttgTGTCCGCCAGGTGTTTGTCCTATTGTGCTAGCTGAAGCTATGggcacatattttatttaatatttttttttctttttaacttaaaacgttttattgttttatttttaaatttaaaataaacatattaacttaaattttaaattaatatttttatttaaagtaatttgtgaaattaaaaataaaaaatgagcaaaataaataaaagtgtttAATGTGACATCCTAGATATATAATAAACACAAGTCCATATGttataataaaagagaataattaGTAATAAACTTGATATTAGGTACATGATTGTAGTCATTCAGAATTAtctaatttaaaacttttaatcataacatagtattttaaaataatctaagaAGTATCTCAGAATAACATCAGATAACTAAGATGAACCCTAAGGAGTCTAGGGTGTAGCGTCAGCATCCTCCAGTATTTGCTTTAGAGGCATCTCCTCAACAACATCTACcctcatccaagtggatgatcatcgcaagagaaaacatacacaaacaacacaacacagaagcaagggtgagctagataaaCAAGCAATATACATGTAGCACAATCAATCAATATCATCATGTTTAATTACATTTAAGAAGAACAATCAAAGCATACCATTCGAATCATGCATTAAGTACTCAACATGTCTTATTCAGATTTGTATAATTGTCGAACTATTGGTCTTCTTttcacttgcatagttcagttAGTCctccccaacactatgcaaggtaaatcctCATACCAGTCTATGTTTAAACTCTAAGATTATAGACaaggacctccctctactctcaccactcacaccgttcttctctatttgaacATGAACAATActttgagtgtagggatagacttaccatttcaaagctccatacaatTATACAAGACAACAGCACAATCTCTACAACCACATCCAATCATCTCACCCTGAGATGTCCAGTTCATACTCAAATATGTCATTCAAATTCATAGTCATACTCTTTCAAGCCACACACTTTAAGTATATAGACATACATGGCACTATGCCAATCAATCAACATCAAACCATtcaaacagaagaagaaaaggaatgaAACTTACTGGGCCTGGTCACATAGCAGACTAGGTCGCACAGCGAAACCAGggaaattcgcatagcgcacactCTCTCTTGCCTAGCGAATTACTTCTGGCAGAGGCTCTAGGCCAACATCAGTAGCAAAGCGCACCTGATTCACCTTGCGAATTATCAAACAGGGGTGTCACTGTTAAGCCACTCGCACAGTGCACCACTTTCATATAACGAGTTGCGCAAAACAGATAGCACCCCTAGGGAGGACTCGTTATGCGAAACAATCCAcatagcgagtctgcataatctgcagaacaCATTATGCAGGTATATGCACTCTCCCTCACTCTCTTACTAATTTTAAACACTTTCCTTAACTTCTAATGACCCCAGATCGTAGTAGATGCGTGTTTAAATTGGTTTAAGTGGTTCTAGACGTTCCTAACACCATTATAAAGTGATTGTGCACCAATTTTCTccctgaaaccctaatttcatcAACCTAGAGACCTAGATTTGAATTTACCATTTAGAATACGTTTTTGACCATTTTAGCACTTctaacaagtctcaaatgacTTGTCTAAACTGTCCCAACAACCCTCTTACCCCCCAGACTTCAATTTCTAAAAGTCACTACCCCACTTCCCGTAATTTGCCCTGAAACACTATAAGTTAATTTAACTTtctatttaattcaaattagaaCATGTCCATTTCTCCCAGTACTTACACCATGCCCCATTTCATCAGCTGGAATCAAACAATTCATTTCACAAACATTACATTACAGCTTCATGCATCAAACAGATAAACATATATGACACAACTTGCTTCAGAACTTAACATGCAAACCAAACCTAGTTGCATCAACATAAAGCCCAACAAGTTCTTGGCCCATTTTTCAGGTCCTTACACTTAACATCTAAACAAAATAGATTTggtaaaatgataattaattttgaacaaATACATTTAACTTGGTAAGGTGAAgaagtatttatttatgaaagtcTTGCTTCTCTTAAGTCTTTTTTACGTCTTCTTACTTCTAATTTTCATCCCTGTATCATCTTTTTTTTATCACGTTTGCACTGTTGTAGCTGAGTATCATGAAGGAGCATAGTAATTAACTTTGACATATgttaataaattgatataaatattggTTTAATCATATTAAAGGTTCTTATTTGTGCAGAGTCGTCTCAAATAGgtctttatattgtttttatcccaattaaatccattttttttttgtaaaattgagccAATTTTAACCTTGCCGTTAAATTCAATGGACCGCGTTAAAATTTTTGTGTCTTGGCTTGCTGATTGTGTAATTTTTAATGACGTGGTCTCATTACATGTAATTTACAAATGAGGGAATGCCACGTGGTAGTCCCCTTTCTCCCAAATTAGGGTTCTGCAGGTGAGGCAAAGGAGCTTGCGCTGTGCCGCACGCGAAGGAGAACGAAGGCGCTCAAAATTCCTCCCGTGATGGCGCTTTGGATGTTGGTGCTTCTTATAGGTTCGATTTGGGATTTTACGCAAGCATAAAGAAGCATTGGTTGATGAAAGATGAAGGCACTGTGGTTTCTGTGATTTTGGGAATGATTTGCAAGTTTTGGATTGTTGTTGGTGGTGAGGCGCAAGAACGAAGATAGGTTGGTGGTTCTCGAATGGACCAACACGCGATTTAGGGTCTCTATTTTCGCTTTTAGCGATTGTGGTTCCCTCTTTCCAGGTTGATGAAAGCACGAGGGAGATGATGATTTTGCCCTGGCTACTAGCAGCACAATTTTCTGTTGGGTTTCTCTGTGTTTGATTTGCAGGTGACGATGGACAAAACTTTGCATTTCTGGGTTGGTTATAGAGGAGATCACTACGCAATTTGGGGTTGGTTTCTGGTGGCTAGTTGTGAGCGTGGACGACACTATTTGAGTTTGCTAGACGACGATGACGGTTAGGCAATGGCGATAAGATGTTGATGCGGCGGCGTTGTGCTAGCTTTAGGTGGTTGAGGCATTGTGATGGCCAATTCTGCATCGGGAACTGGGCATTGGGTTGTGCGACGACAAGGTTGACGGTGGTCTGGGGTTACTCATGGTGCTAGCTGGTCAATCCATGgagttcaaaatttaaaataattaaattccaCGTAATTTTGCCACATCATTAAAAATTATCCAATCAACAAGTCAAGCCACACAAATTTAAACACGGTCCACTAAATTTaacagaaaagtaaaaatagactCAATtttacaggaaaaaaaaaatctaattggaataaaataatacaaaaccaATTTGAGACGATTTTACAAAAGCTCCTAAATTATTAAAcctgtaaatattttatgacgGACTCGTCTGCTCTTtctgtttgaaaatatttgaagttttattaCTTTACGTTTAGTTTTAATGTCTTTATCTCTTTCAAAAGGAAAGGACAATTGGGTGGTTATATTCGAACTTTCTTTAACTGAGAAGAAACGTAAGCTTTATTTAAAGGGAATCAAATCTTTTTTGGTGTCAAGTCAAAGCAAATAAAACAGGATTCTACGAATtgtcaattttatattattgatttccTTCTCTCACTTTTAAATTCAAGTttcttttattatctaattttgaGTATATGCAATAAAACATATTGagaaaatcaatatttatttctCATACTCTCAAGGTTTCGAAAATTATAAACACCATTGCCGtagaaaaattgatataattttaccCCAATTAgttattgataaagaaaattagTAACTTATATTGTTTTACCGCACCACATTAAtggattttattaataatgaaacATTTTGCTGCATATTGagaaaatcaatatttatttctCATACACTTggtttcaaaaattataaacacCATTGCAGTacaaatattgatataattttaccTCAATTAGTTaaggataataatacttttgataacatttttttaattaacattttaacatcatctacaTTAATCCAtgttagtgtttatgattattattattaattgtgaaatgattttgaaccaataaaataataacacgtgaataatgttaaaatgttagtaaaaaatgttatcaaatattatctattagttaatgataaagaaaattagtAACTTATATTGTTTTACCGAACCACGTTTATGGATGTTGTTACTAATGAAATATTTTGCTTCTTATttttagagatttttttttatcacatttgTTCTGTCTATTGAATTATATGAGTTATATAATCAAATAGAAAGTAATAACTAAATGAAAACCCTATGGAATTTCCAAATTGCTTcgaaagaaattcaaaatattgttttaagagTATCCCTTTAGTCACTTTCTTTACACTTTACTTAATCTAATTCGATGATTGTTCAATAAATCTTCCTATTGCACCTTCTTTTTCATATCCAAGCTCCCAAATTCCAATTCATCGATATTGTGGTATGGTCCAATTAATCATTGCACAACAGAGTTTGTAATTAATCATTGCAATTGCTtcaaattattatcaattaaaaaagtttttaaacaTTTGGTAGGTTGTCATTTTAGCGTGAAATGTTTATACCCAACCATCTTTGAAGTAAGTAAATCTTAGAATCTTATGTGCAATATACCAAGTAAAATTCATGAAAAGAATATCTACATTTGACTTAAAGTCCagtactttatatatatatatatatatatatatatatatatatatatatatatatatatatatatatatatatatatatatatatNNNNNNNNNNNNNNNNNNNNNNNNNNNNNNNNNNNNNNNNNNNNNNNNNNNNNNNNNNNNNNNNNNNNNNNNNNNNNNNNNNNNNNNNNNNNNNNNNNNNNNNNNNNNNNNNNNNNNNNNNNNNNNNNNNNNNNNNNNNNNNNNNNNNNNNNNNNNNNNNNNNNNNNNNNNNNNNNNNNNNNNNNNNNNNNNNNNNNNNNNNNNNNNNNNNNNNNNNNNNNNNNNNNNNNNNNNNNNNNNNNNNNNNNNNNNNNNNNNNNNNNNNNNNNNNNNNNNNNNNNNNNNNNNNNNNNNNNNNNNNNNNNNNNNNNNNNNNNNNNNNNNNNNNNNNNNNNNNNNNNNNNNNNNNNNNNNNNNNNNNNNNNNNNNNNNNNNNNNNNNNNNNNNNNNNNNNNNNNNNNNNNNNNNNNNNNNNNNNNNNNNNNNNNNNNNNNNNNNNNNNNNNNNNNNNNNNNNNNNNNNNNNNNNNNNNNNNNNNNNNNNNNNNNNNNNNNNNNNNNNNNNNtatatatatatatatatatatatatatatatatatatatatgtgtgtgtgtgtgtgtgtgtgcgcgcgCGTGTGTTTTGGTATTCATTCATGCTAAAAAATATCCTTGGTAAATCCACCCTACcaataattatgtatttatctTAAATATGAAAATCCGCAACTTGGGTACGTTTTAGTTACaattaattgtttataaaaatagataaattagaTATGGTTACGTGTTACTTGAAATTCTTCTCACACTACTACATAAATGTGCATagataacgttttttttttttttatcatagatagcgctttttaagcgctatctatattgtatttgtttaaacaaattatcaaCATAAATCatcaactttaatatattttttagtctttcaaaaataattatttgatgaCATCATACGATTGAAACCTGAGTCAAACTCGATTGATATAACTTCtaactcaaaattttaatgttgtgtttgaatgaaataatttagaagaataaatcatttatttgaaaaaaatttaaaattttctaccattaaaatgacttttttggataaattaattagagataaattgaaatttaagaaatttaagaaaatatttaaaatcaataaaacagaagaatttaaatactttaaaaactaaaaataaaattgaaatttcattcgTTTTCACTCTTCTCATTCAATTCGCGAATGTCGAGTCAAGTTGACTCAAATTGTTAAGCAAAAGGTCTAGTTGAGTCAATTTTGATTGAAGGTCGAGCTGAAGAACAAGGTGGGTTGGCCTAGGCCGAAGGTCAAGACCGGTTGCCCCAAATTGAAGTTTGAGTTGGGTCGTAATGATTGAAGGTTTTTCCTGGTTGATTAAGGCCATAAGTTTAGCCGATTTGGTCAAGAAAAAGGTTGAGATGAGTCAACTTAGAATGGTTGAGTCGAGTTAACTCGAGCTGAAAGTCGAGACTAGTCAACTTAGGTTGAATGATGAGACAATCAGCACGACTCAAAGGACGAGATGATTTAGTCCAAGACAAAGGTAGGGTTGATTCGGTTTGGGTAGAAGGATAAGTTGGTTTGGTCTGAGCTGATGGCCGAGTCAGTTCAAAGTTTAAGCCAATTTGAACTAATTGTAAAAGTTCAAGATGATTCAAATCGGGTCGAAGATCAAGTCAATTCGGCCTCGACTGAAGGTCGAGTCTATTTGGCCCGAACCAAAAGTCTAGTCAATTAAGCTTGGAACGAAAGTCGAGTTGATTCTCCTCAGATTGAAGCTCGAGTTGATTCGACTCGGGTTGAAGCTCGAGCTGATTCGGCTCGGGTTAAAGCTTGAGTTGATACGAATTAGGTTGAAGCTCGAGCTGATTTGGCTCTAGTTGAAGCTCGAGCTGATTTAACTAAGGACAAAATTCAAGTCGATAGTTTTGCATGAAGTTCAAGTGGATTTGACTAAAGACAAAAGTTAAGTAGATTCAATGCGAGTCGATTTAGCTTGAGTCGTATGTCGAGTTGATTCAACTGATTGTTGAACTAATTTGGCCCAAGATGAAGGTAAGACGATTTGGCCTAGGTCAAAGTTCAGGTGGATGTGACCTGGGTCAAAGGTTGGATAAATTCATCTCAGGTTAAATGTTGGATGGATTTGTCCTAGGTTGAAGGTCAAACGGATTTAGTTCACGAAAAATTTTGGGCTAATACAACTCAAGTTGAATGTTAAGCTGATTCGGCCTAGGATGAAAGTCGGGACGATTTGGTATGGGTTGAAGGTTAAGCAGATTCGACTTCTAACAATGTTTATGTTGATACAGCTTGGGTCGAAGGTGCATTCAATTCGGTTTGGGTCAAAGGTAGAGTCGGTTTAACCTTATATTTTTCCCTATTTTCTAATTGTTGGGCTTATCATGAAATCAattcatatctccaagatattttctctcttattataaCCTTTATGAAGTTATTATCAAATTATGtatgtaaatttaatatatttttatatcacaTATTGGAATATTTATActcttttttaatgtttttatttattatttatttttcccaCATAAGAAATGTTTAACTCTTAATTTAAGTGTGTAATAGCATTAACCCtaggtaatataaaaaaattatctcctttattctcttattcttaatattttgtttcatttgaaaaACGTTTTTGTTTTGCTAAAGcaattttcattatctttcaACACTTAAACTAGTTTCATATTTGAAAAGTTGTTTTAGATATCTAAGGTATTTTCATCTTCTCATATCtttaattatacatttgttttccttgtggGATGTCATTCAATAGTGTATCAAATTGTTTCTAAcctatttgattatttttacttctttttaacatttttgtttgttgcttatttttatcatgtaaaatattattttaatattttttatataattatttttattttctaattcattatGATAAAAGTAATCCTATCactaaaattttatgaaagaaattcattttctataatataataataaaataatttaatgtcatTGATATGAATCTTCTTTATCACCATCCAACATAtattaaagttgaaaaaatgaaagatttatgttaaattttaattattattagtttaaattttgtttatttgttgtgATTTCATtggtgaatttttttattaatacagTGAAAAGGagatttcatttgaatttaaagAATGAGAATAAAGAGACacttttttgtttgtaatatttgaaaaatatttttaaattttatccactttatttcattaatatttgtaaatttaataaacattttgattttcattaaattttatttgacacTCTAATTTGAAATctatacaattataatttctttctaaatatttgatattgaagaaatgagaatatattcttttgatattgaatatttgaaaatattatatttcttttctaagaattttttataattttataaaaattaattaattaatattgaaacacTAAGAAAACAAGTATGGGTACGGGCAAAAGTATAAGGGTATACCCGTTACCCAATGTAGATGGGGATGAGACAAAAATTTCATACATATTGTGTTTGGGTGTACAAATAAGGATGGATTTTTTCTTTGGGGTTGAGTATGAGATAGTGAAATTTGTTCCTGCTCTatcccgttgtcatccctaggtTTAGGTCTTAGATCGTGATAACTAAGCCTAAATCAAAGGTCAAGACAAATCAGTCTGCATCAATGGTAAAGTCGAGTCATTTCGGGTTGAGACGAGTTGTCTTGAGTCCAAGATCAAGACGAGTCCACCCAGGTCGAAGGTCGTGATGACTTGTCTCAATCCTACGGTCAAGGAGATGAGTTGTTTGAACCAAAAGTAAAACTAAGTTGACTTAGGATGAATGATAGAGTCgagttatcaaaatatttttgcaatagAATTTTGTCTTAAAAGAGAAGTTATAGTATTTTATccaaacaaaacaatttaagaTATTACAATTATTGCACTCAAACAAGCTAtttaaaaaatggagagaaTTCAATTGTAAGTATctcaaatatcatatatttcattttcttataattgttaaaatccTTTGTCCAAACACAAGATAAGATATCGAGTATTCATCCTTATATCTCATATGTGTCTGATGTGATACTTAGACTCATGagttatcaataattaaaatactcatcaataatataaacattGAATGTGGGGTATGAAAAATTGtctcttttttgtttaaattgtaaaatgattggtcatgatttatttaattgtagACGATTACAATAAGATGCTAATGTAATTTCCagtgagaagaaaaaagttGGAGCAAAACTACAACAACTTTATTGTCCTAACGTGGTTAATGTCCAAGATGAAAATAAAGACTCTCTAAGTTCGATT
It includes:
- the LOC106753672 gene encoding beta-glucuronosyltransferase GlcAT14A codes for the protein MGLKIFMASFMVSSILFFLIFIPTRLTIRLSSLRPALNYMSVPKNSQAYPVTFAYLISASKGDVGKLKRLMRVLYHPGNYYLIHVDYGAPEAEHREVAEYVASDPVFGQVGNVWVVGKPNLVTYRGPTMLATTLHAMAILLRTCQWDWFINLSASDYPLVTQDDLIQVFSELPRRDINFIQHSSQLGWKLNKRGKPIIIDPGLYSLNKSEIWWVIKQRSLPTSFKLYTGSAWTILSRSFAEYCIVGWENLPRTLLLYYTNFVSSPEGYFQTVICNSEDYKNTTVNHDLHYITWDNPPKQHPRSLGLKDYRKMVLSSRPFARKFKRNDPVLDKIDRDVLKRYHGQFSFGGWCSQGGKHRACSAFRTENYGVLNPGPASRRLKNLLTKLLSDKFFHKQQCR